The genomic interval GCTTGAATGCGCTCCTCGGACATCTGCGAGATGTGCAGCATCCCGTCCTGGCCCGGAAAGAGGTTGACAAAGGCGCCGAAGGGAGCCGTCTTGACGACCGTGCCCTCGTACTCCTCCCCGACGCGGGCCGTCTTGGTCAGGCCCTCGATGCGGGCGCGGACTGCCTCGGCGGCGGCGCCGTCGGCGGAAAAGATCCGGACCGAGCCGTCCTCCTCGACCGTGATCTGCGCGCCCATCGCTTCCAGTTCGCGAATCTGCTTGCCGCCGGGGCCGATCACCTTGCCGATCAGCTCGGGGTTGATCTTGAGCGACACGATGCGCGGCGCGGTGGGCGACAGCTCGGGCCGGGGCGCGGGCAGCACCTCGGCCATCTTGCCCAGGATATGCAGCCGCGCCTCACGGGCCTGGTCGAGCGCCTCGCGCATGATCGCCGGGGTGATGCCGCCGACCTTGATGTCCATCTGAAGGGCCGTGACGCCCTCGGCGGTGCCGCAGACTTTGAAGTCCATGTCCCCCAGCGCGTCTTCCAGCCCCAGGATGTCGGTCAGGATGCGGTACTTCTCGCCCTCCATCACCAGCCCCATCGCCACGCCCGCGACCGGGGCCTGGAGCGGCACGCCCGCGTCCATCAGCGCCAGGGACCCGGCGCACACGGTCGCCATGCTCGAAGACCCGTTGGACTCCAGCACTTCTCCCACCACGCGCAGCACGTAGGGGAATTCCTCGAAGGAGGGCAGCACCGCGCGAATCGCCCGCTTGGCGAGGTGCCCGTGCCCGACCTCGCGGCGCGACTGCCCGCCCATGCGCTTGACCTCGCCGGTCGAGTAGGGCGGGAAGTTGTAGTGCAGCAGGAACTTGTCGCCTTCCTCGGTGGTCAGGTCGTCCACCAGCAGCTCGTCGCGCTCGGTGCCCAGGGTGGCGACCCCCAGCACCTGCGTCTCGCCGCGCGTGAAAATCGCGCTGCCGTGCGCGCGGGGCAGCGCCCGGGCCTCGATCCAGATGGGCCGCACGGTCCTGGAATTGCGGCCGTCGGCGCGCAGGTCCTCCTCGACGATCAAGCGGCGCAGCTCCTGCTTCTCGACCTTGCCG from Deinococcus budaensis carries:
- the pnp gene encoding polyribonucleotide nucleotidyltransferase is translated as MIGKTYTTMLGDRELSIETGRLAKLVSGSVTLRYGDTMLLVTAQARAEKSTLDFLPLTVEFEERHYAVGKIPGSFHRREGRPGERAILSARITDRQIRPLFPKGYRHETQVIITVLSADQQNLPDVLGPIGASAALSISDIPWGGPTACVRVGMLDGEYVLNPTTEQLTRSSLDLVVAGTRDAVMMVEAGAQVVDEETLVGAIEFAHAGMQGVLTLIETMRAELGQEKFNILAEGDLAPDLVPELAEAARSAGLRDALLTLRKKERGANLKALRDRLIQDRVPEGEIEGAEERIVALKAAFGKVEKQELRRLIVEEDLRADGRNSRTVRPIWIEARALPRAHGSAIFTRGETQVLGVATLGTERDELLVDDLTTEEGDKFLLHYNFPPYSTGEVKRMGGQSRREVGHGHLAKRAIRAVLPSFEEFPYVLRVVGEVLESNGSSSMATVCAGSLALMDAGVPLQAPVAGVAMGLVMEGEKYRILTDILGLEDALGDMDFKVCGTAEGVTALQMDIKVGGITPAIMREALDQAREARLHILGKMAEVLPAPRPELSPTAPRIVSLKINPELIGKVIGPGGKQIRELEAMGAQITVEEDGSVRIFSADGAAAEAVRARIEGLTKTARVGEEYEGTVVKTAPFGAFVNLFPGQDGMLHISQMSEERIQAVEDVLNVGDTLRVKIANVDDRGKIDLIRPELEGKIAPREARSARAGGGDRDRGPRPPRRD